The genome window atttgtatcgagaccggataccgtatttttgctGTAAAAGTCGCAGAATTTCGCGTATGGGTAATATCCACTTTAATTTGTGACAGATCCGGTCTGCAGATTAACATattagatttttaatattcaacaAAGAGCAAAATACATAAAATACAGAAAACCAAATCCTCCAAATAcgcgtggtgtcaggctgccCCATAtcagcttgatctacaaaaaatgcgggaattttctcccagaaaaatgtgacgtcagcacgctcttaaccatgcaaaattgGTTGAGATGTCTGtatctcaactcccgcatttttcgaagatcaaaccaacattggacattctgacaccCAAATTTGGGCATTCTGACACCCTTTTTTGATTAACCGATACTGTTACTATTTAGTTAAAAATCAATGCCAATTCTCAGAACTCCCTCGTTGGATATGAAAAATGACtacttttgtcattttcagtgtttttcggTGTCGAATATCCTCAAATCTCATATTGCACAGCTTTATTCATTTGAAAGAaacataataaataaaaaggaGAACAAAGTTCATAATAAGTTCATTTAAAGTCCTGAAGTCCGAAAGAGAAGTTGAGTATCAAAAGATCAATGTTCGTGTACAATGACTTGCTTGAATAATTGGCGATCAAGAcatagatttttccaatttttggccGCTCCCACCATTTTAACAGCTTGCcggactttctgaaaatttataatcaGTTATTGAATTCAGTTCCATACAAACCTTTTTATCCCTTTTACTTCCGTTCAAACTATGCCCGACGCGTTTCGCGACTGTGTGCAAACGACTGATGTCGTGACGCTCCGGATCGGCTGTAAATATAATTAACTTGAGTTTCCATCTACATTAAAAATGAACTAACCTCCACACCAACTTTTCGAAAAGTCAATCAATTGCGGGATAATGCCAAATGTTTGAATCGTAATTGTTTTGCCATCAATGTTGTATTCGATCCATCGTTTGGTTGTTGGAgcaattaaaatattcatcaTATAGATGTCACCATGAACAAATTTCATCTTGTCGTTGGCAATCCTCATAGCCAGAACCAATTGAGCCATAA of Caenorhabditis elegans chromosome II contains these proteins:
- the F59E12.15 gene encoding Protein kinase domain-containing protein (Confirmed by transcript evidence), with the protein product MQKCKSEIKKFLGYGASGTAYLVVWEDKEVVMKVTGIHPQSISVLHDELLITQKIGKLSKSCHNFLPYHGSIVISDLPAKMMRNSECVNHLAIFMGYGGTVLADWRTSDYRRCITIMAQLVLAMRIANDKMKFVHGDIYMMNILIAPTTKRWIEYNIDGKTITIQTFGIIPQLIDFSKSWCGADPERHDISRLHTVAKRVGHSLNGSKRDKKKVRQAVKMVGAAKNWKNLCLDRQLFKQVIVHEH